A single window of bacterium DNA harbors:
- a CDS encoding dTDP-4-dehydrorhamnose 3,5-epimerase family protein — MIEGLEIKKLDVHEDERGSLFEILRSDEPMFMKFGQVYISKGKPGWVKGWHYHKKQWDHFCVIKGRARIVLFDNRQDSKTFGEIGEYEVGGNNLMVLKVPPLVVHGFECLGEEDCWLLNVPDQVYNRENPDEYRIPLNDPSIPYERWKTRKGW, encoded by the coding sequence GTGATTGAAGGATTGGAAATAAAGAAATTAGATGTTCACGAAGACGAGAGAGGATCTCTATTTGAGATTCTCCGGTCGGATGAACCAATGTTTATGAAGTTTGGACAGGTCTACATAAGCAAAGGTAAACCTGGTTGGGTCAAGGGATGGCACTACCATAAGAAACAATGGGACCATTTTTGTGTGATTAAGGGTAGGGCGCGAATCGTCCTCTTCGATAATCGGCAGGACTCGAAAACATTTGGAGAAATTGGAGAATACGAGGTGGGAGGGAATAATTTGATGGTTCTGAAAGTTCCTCCCCTGGTAGTCCATGGATTTGAGTGCCTTGGTGAAGAAGATTGTTGGCTTCTGAATGTTCCGGACCAGGTATATAATCGAGAGAACCCGGATGAATATAGAATTCCTTTAAACGACCCTTCCATCCCTTATGAGCGGTGGAAAACCAGGAAAGGTTGGTAG